Proteins encoded in a region of the Acidimicrobiales bacterium genome:
- a CDS encoding DUF6356 family protein yields MAIGDIFTRHPASVGQTWVQHCRFALAVSRTLTVAAVAAAVHALVPALCETTASRAVDRLHAQIHGLRDADAVMVEPTEFPLA; encoded by the coding sequence ATGGCGATCGGCGACATCTTCACGAGGCACCCGGCCAGCGTGGGCCAGACCTGGGTCCAACACTGCCGATTCGCTCTGGCGGTTTCCAGGACCCTGACCGTGGCCGCCGTAGCGGCAGCCGTCCACGCTTTGGTGCCCGCCCTATGTGAGACGACGGCCAGCCGGGCCGTCGACCGGCTCCACGCCCAGATCCATGGACTCCGCGACGCCGATGCTGTGATGGTCGAACCCACGGAGTTCCCTCTCGCGTGA